A region from the Salicibibacter cibarius genome encodes:
- a CDS encoding tripartite tricarboxylate transporter permease, translating to MIEAAIQALATVLDPINLLFMLLGVLIGILIGILPGLGGTVGIALLLPFVFGMDPDSAIALMIGVLAVTQTSDTFPSVLFGIPGTAGSQATIVDGYPLAQQGHARRALSAAFISSMFGGIIGAIVLFLVIPIIRPVILSFGSPELFMLTLLGICIMGMLLGKKPIQGILIGLVGLLLGTIGAAPAAPEYRFTFDWLYLYDGIPLVVLVLSFFAIPELIQLVSSEKKISSTGKLEGSNLQGLLDVFRNKWLVVRSAGIGTLMGAIPGVGSSIIDWIAYFFAKKTVKNNEKFGTGDIRGVIAPESANNAKDGGILIPTLLFSIPGSGTAAVLMAGLILMGVQTGPSMVDENMPITLSIIWTLVIANIFATGLCFFIAKPVSLLTTIDPNKFVPFLLIIISVGAYQASRDWGDLLLLLTLGFLAWILRELDWPRIPLIIGVVLAIPSEQYLFISIGRYEFDWLTRPGVTIIGVIIFLVFLYGPLVNFIKSFKK from the coding sequence ATGATCGAGGCAGCTATCCAAGCTTTAGCTACTGTATTAGATCCTATCAATTTATTATTCATGCTTCTAGGTGTGTTGATAGGTATACTCATTGGAATTCTACCGGGACTCGGCGGGACTGTTGGAATAGCTCTTTTACTTCCTTTCGTATTTGGGATGGATCCAGACTCTGCCATAGCACTTATGATCGGTGTCCTCGCGGTCACTCAAACGTCAGATACATTCCCCTCGGTTTTGTTTGGAATACCCGGAACAGCTGGATCTCAAGCCACGATTGTGGATGGTTATCCTTTGGCTCAACAAGGACACGCCAGAAGAGCTTTATCAGCTGCTTTTATTTCATCGATGTTTGGAGGTATTATTGGAGCCATAGTCTTATTTCTAGTTATTCCAATTATTAGACCGGTGATTTTGAGTTTCGGTTCCCCAGAACTTTTCATGCTAACTTTATTAGGGATCTGTATCATGGGTATGTTATTAGGAAAAAAACCTATACAAGGAATCTTAATAGGGCTTGTAGGGCTATTATTAGGGACTATTGGAGCAGCGCCAGCTGCGCCTGAATATCGTTTTACATTTGATTGGTTATATTTGTACGATGGAATACCATTGGTTGTTCTCGTGTTGAGTTTTTTCGCCATACCGGAACTCATTCAACTTGTATCCTCGGAAAAGAAAATATCAAGTACAGGAAAACTTGAAGGAAGCAACTTGCAGGGTCTTTTAGATGTGTTCAGAAATAAGTGGTTAGTTGTTAGAAGTGCTGGTATTGGTACATTAATGGGGGCAATCCCTGGAGTCGGATCTAGTATCATAGACTGGATTGCTTATTTTTTTGCTAAAAAAACAGTAAAAAATAATGAAAAATTCGGAACGGGAGATATACGAGGAGTAATTGCTCCTGAAAGTGCCAATAATGCGAAGGATGGTGGAATATTAATTCCTACATTACTATTCTCCATTCCTGGAAGCGGTACCGCAGCCGTTCTTATGGCAGGGCTTATTCTTATGGGCGTACAGACTGGGCCAAGCATGGTTGATGAAAATATGCCAATAACCCTTTCCATCATATGGACACTCGTTATTGCCAATATTTTTGCCACGGGTTTGTGCTTTTTTATAGCAAAGCCAGTAAGTTTATTAACCACGATTGACCCTAATAAATTTGTTCCCTTTCTATTAATAATCATAAGTGTCGGTGCATACCAAGCTTCTCGAGATTGGGGAGATCTTTTGTTGCTTTTAACATTGGGTTTCCTTGCATGGATTTTAAGGGAATTGGATTGGCCTAGAATACCCTTGATTATTGGAGTCGTTTTGGCAATTCCATCTGAACAATATTTATTCATTTCAATAGGTCGTTATGAATTTGATTGGTTGACACGTCCAGGTGTTACCATCATTGGGGTTATTATATTTTTAGTATTTTTGTACGGTCCCTTAGTCAACTTTATTAAATCTTTTAAAAAGTAA
- a CDS encoding SDR family NAD(P)-dependent oxidoreductase: protein MKKAVIITGTSSGLGKEMFDLLTDLSSILIISLSRRFLDSQLELAKSNKHIRLIEQDFNQPEQLLKKMEISQELSAFNVEEIIFINNAGIVEPIGSIEEFEPDKIRKSIDVNFTSPLYMTQMLYKESLKLKTKFSILNISSKAATQTYDGWGLYCATKAGAKMFYDVIDEQHKDNRKVEVTTIDPGVMDTQLQENIRQAENVYFPNRGHFVNLKEENRLPAPEMVARDILSKHVFDK, encoded by the coding sequence ATGAAAAAAGCAGTTATTATAACAGGTACATCAAGTGGGTTGGGAAAAGAAATGTTTGACTTATTAACTGACCTATCTTCTATTTTAATCATTAGTTTATCAAGGCGATTTTTGGATTCACAATTAGAGCTAGCTAAGTCAAATAAACATATTCGGTTAATCGAACAGGATTTCAATCAGCCCGAGCAGTTACTAAAGAAGATGGAAATTTCTCAAGAACTATCTGCTTTTAACGTTGAAGAGATTATCTTTATAAATAATGCAGGAATAGTGGAACCTATTGGTAGTATAGAAGAGTTTGAACCAGATAAAATTCGAAAATCTATTGATGTTAACTTTACTTCGCCATTGTACATGACGCAAATGTTATACAAAGAAAGTTTAAAGTTAAAGACAAAATTTAGCATACTCAACATTTCATCGAAAGCAGCGACTCAGACTTATGATGGATGGGGTCTCTATTGTGCCACTAAGGCAGGAGCTAAAATGTTCTACGACGTTATTGATGAACAGCACAAAGATAATCGAAAAGTAGAGGTAACGACTATCGATCCAGGTGTGATGGACACCCAATTGCAAGAAAATATACGCCAAGCTGAGAATGTATACTTTCCAAACAGAGGTCACTTTGTAAATTTAAAAGAAGAGAATCGTTTGCCAGCACCAGAGATGGTTGCTCGAGATATTTTGAGTAAACATGTTTTTGATAAATAA
- a CDS encoding RraA family protein, with product MIEPKDPGWKQIYPEIGLKINLDFERPSKEKVERFRDFFVPDISDWVGQLYSMDSSIKPGYKPMKKVVGTAFTVKIPPGDNLMVKKALTLAEPGDVIVVDARGQSSYCCGGGGMLLIAKRRGISGLVVDGPYRDMSQIQSFDFPVFSKGVQPATGPKRGPGEIGVPVNCGGVIVHPGDIIVGDEDGLCCVPQQYADRIIAKCENIPIKENEDDWPDVVEKNKEKDAYYDRVLENRGVEIIRKK from the coding sequence ATGATTGAACCTAAAGACCCGGGTTGGAAACAAATCTATCCTGAGATTGGACTTAAAATCAATTTGGATTTTGAAAGGCCTTCAAAGGAAAAAGTAGAAAGGTTTCGAGATTTTTTTGTACCTGATATCTCAGATTGGGTCGGGCAACTTTATTCAATGGACAGTTCTATTAAGCCGGGGTACAAACCAATGAAAAAAGTAGTAGGAACAGCGTTTACAGTTAAAATTCCACCTGGTGATAACCTCATGGTAAAAAAAGCGTTAACCTTGGCTGAACCAGGGGATGTGATAGTCGTTGACGCTAGGGGACAATCCTCATATTGTTGCGGAGGCGGGGGAATGCTACTAATCGCTAAAAGGCGAGGGATTTCGGGTTTAGTCGTTGATGGGCCTTATCGTGATATGAGCCAAATTCAATCCTTTGATTTTCCAGTATTTAGCAAGGGCGTTCAACCAGCTACGGGACCGAAACGAGGACCTGGCGAAATAGGTGTACCAGTGAACTGTGGAGGTGTCATTGTTCATCCAGGTGATATTATAGTGGGTGATGAGGATGGTCTTTGTTGTGTTCCTCAACAATATGCTGATCGAATTATTGCCAAATGTGAGAATATACCAATTAAAGAAAACGAAGACGATTGGCCTGATGTTGTAGAGAAAAACAAAGAAAAAGACGCTTATTATGATCGTGTATTAGAAAATCGTGGTGTGGAGATTATTAGGAAGAAATAG
- a CDS encoding helix-turn-helix domain-containing protein, protein MEIGQRIREIRKNTGLTLTELAEKIQISQPYLSQIELGGKQPPIDVIVNICKAIDIPLAEFFADEDDHLPTDILQLIETAKKLSSEEREYLNQFLQSTVKRAKKNDFE, encoded by the coding sequence ATGGAAATTGGTCAAAGGATCCGAGAAATTAGAAAAAATACTGGGTTGACGCTAACTGAACTGGCTGAAAAAATCCAAATATCTCAGCCCTACCTTTCACAAATAGAACTTGGTGGAAAGCAACCGCCAATAGACGTTATCGTCAATATTTGCAAAGCTATTGATATTCCGTTAGCCGAATTTTTTGCAGATGAAGACGATCACCTCCCCACAGACATTCTTCAATTAATTGAAACAGCCAAAAAACTATCATCAGAAGAACGGGAGTACCTTAATCAATTTCTACAATCTACAGTAAAAAGAGCAAAGAAAAATGACTTTGAATAG
- the ppsA gene encoding phosphoenolpyruvate synthase, protein MKQYVLELQEVDKTRQMVVGGKGINLGELSKIYGIQVPEGFCVTTEAYQKALEQNEAFHALLDQLALLKVEDQDQIGKISRKIRKIIMEVEIPSDVVKAVAHYLSQFGENQAYAVRSSATAEDLQHASFAGQQGTYLNIIGKEAILWHISKCWASLFTDRAVIYRMQNGFDHSRVYLSVIVQQMVFPKASGILFTADPITSNRKLLSIDASFGLGVALVSGLVTADNYKVQADEIVDKMIATKKLAIYGRKEGGTETKQIDQDQQKTQTLSEQQILQLARIGRQIEAHFGCPQDIEWCLVDDTFYIVQSRPITTLFPIPEVNDKENHVYVSVGHQQMMTDPMKPLGLSFFLLTTPAPMRQAGGRLFVDVTHDLASPVSRKKYIDALGQSDPLIKDALMTIVEREDFIKLSPNAEKVSSPGKGNKGMSSSGFQTQNETNFKIVSDAIKGSQTSIEVLKQNIQMKSGADLFDFILEDIPQLKKILFDPRMGVIMDAMDASSWINEKMNKWLGEKSVADTFSQSVQNNITSEMGLELLDVADVIRPYPEVIHYLQHVKDDHFLDKLVTFEGGQETRDAIDAYLKKYGMRCVGEIDITKTRWSEKPITLIPMILSNIKNFKPNASSRKFEQGRRVALEKEQELLDRLKQLPDGEQKAKETKRMIDLIRNFSGYREYPKYGMVNRYFVYKQALLKEAEQLVQEGVIHEKEDIYYLTFEELHEVVRTNKLDYQIIRKRKDEYKLYEKLTPPRVVTSDGENIAGEYKRENHPAGAIVGLPVSTGVIEGRARVILNMKDANLEDGDILVTAFTDPSWTPLFVSIKGLVTEVGGLMTHGAVIAREYGLPAVVGVENVTKLIKDGQRIRVNGADGYIEIL, encoded by the coding sequence ATGAAACAATATGTTTTAGAGCTTCAAGAAGTTGATAAAACAAGACAAATGGTAGTTGGAGGAAAGGGAATTAATTTAGGGGAACTATCGAAGATTTATGGAATACAAGTACCAGAAGGATTTTGTGTTACGACAGAAGCTTACCAAAAAGCCCTCGAACAAAACGAAGCCTTCCATGCATTGTTGGATCAACTAGCACTGTTGAAAGTAGAGGATCAAGATCAAATTGGTAAAATCAGCAGGAAGATTCGGAAAATCATTATGGAAGTTGAGATCCCTTCCGACGTTGTGAAAGCTGTTGCTCACTATCTCTCCCAGTTTGGCGAGAACCAAGCTTATGCTGTGCGCTCCAGTGCAACTGCTGAAGATTTACAACACGCCTCTTTTGCCGGTCAGCAAGGCACCTATTTAAATATCATCGGAAAAGAAGCCATTTTGTGGCACATCAGCAAATGTTGGGCTTCTCTATTTACGGATCGTGCCGTGATTTACCGTATGCAAAACGGATTTGATCACAGCCGAGTGTATTTATCCGTTATCGTCCAACAGATGGTATTCCCAAAGGCTTCTGGGATTTTATTTACTGCTGACCCCATTACCTCCAATCGAAAACTGCTATCCATCGATGCTAGTTTTGGACTGGGTGTGGCGCTTGTCTCTGGCTTAGTGACTGCGGACAATTATAAGGTACAGGCTGATGAAATCGTCGATAAGATGATAGCAACCAAAAAATTAGCTATCTATGGACGAAAAGAAGGTGGAACGGAGACAAAGCAGATCGATCAGGATCAGCAAAAAACGCAAACACTTTCTGAACAACAAATTTTGCAATTGGCACGCATCGGAAGACAGATTGAAGCTCATTTTGGTTGTCCTCAAGACATCGAATGGTGTCTGGTTGATGATACATTTTATATTGTTCAGAGTCGTCCAATCACGACCTTATTTCCGATACCTGAAGTGAATGATAAAGAAAACCACGTCTATGTATCGGTCGGTCATCAACAAATGATGACCGACCCCATGAAGCCATTGGGATTGTCGTTTTTCCTGTTAACGACTCCTGCCCCCATGCGTCAAGCTGGTGGAAGGTTGTTTGTTGATGTTACACATGATCTGGCTTCACCTGTTAGCAGAAAGAAATATATAGATGCCTTGGGACAATCCGATCCGCTCATAAAAGACGCACTTATGACCATCGTAGAGCGAGAAGATTTTATAAAATTGTCACCAAATGCTGAAAAAGTATCGAGTCCTGGTAAAGGCAATAAAGGTATGTCGTCTTCGGGTTTTCAAACACAAAACGAAACCAATTTTAAAATTGTTTCTGATGCGATTAAGGGTAGTCAAACATCAATAGAAGTGTTAAAACAAAACATCCAAATGAAATCAGGAGCAGATTTATTTGATTTTATCCTGGAAGATATCCCGCAATTAAAGAAGATTTTATTTGACCCACGTATGGGTGTGATCATGGATGCTATGGATGCTTCATCATGGATCAATGAAAAAATGAATAAGTGGTTAGGTGAAAAAAGCGTAGCAGACACGTTTTCCCAATCTGTACAAAACAATATTACTTCGGAAATGGGTCTTGAACTTTTGGATGTCGCAGATGTGATTCGTCCTTATCCGGAAGTAATACATTACCTACAACATGTAAAAGATGATCACTTTTTGGATAAACTGGTTACGTTTGAGGGTGGACAGGAAACCCGGGATGCTATTGATGCTTATCTCAAGAAATACGGAATGCGATGTGTCGGGGAAATCGATATTACAAAAACCCGTTGGAGTGAAAAACCAATTACACTTATCCCCATGATTCTTAGCAATATCAAAAACTTCAAGCCTAATGCCAGCAGTCGGAAATTTGAGCAAGGGCGGCGTGTTGCTTTAGAAAAAGAACAAGAGTTATTAGATCGATTGAAGCAATTACCCGATGGTGAACAAAAAGCCAAAGAAACAAAACGAATGATCGATCTAATCCGGAATTTCAGCGGGTATAGGGAATATCCAAAATATGGAATGGTTAATCGTTACTTCGTTTATAAGCAGGCCTTACTGAAAGAAGCCGAACAACTCGTACAAGAGGGCGTGATTCATGAAAAAGAAGATATATACTATCTCACTTTTGAAGAACTTCACGAAGTCGTACGCACAAATAAACTGGATTATCAGATCATCAGAAAACGAAAAGACGAGTACAAATTATATGAAAAACTAACTCCTCCACGTGTGGTCACGTCTGATGGTGAAAACATTGCAGGTGAATACAAACGGGAAAATCACCCAGCAGGTGCTATTGTAGGTCTACCGGTTTCTACCGGAGTTATAGAGGGCAGGGCACGCGTTATCTTAAACATGAAAGATGCAAATCTGGAAGATGGAGATATTCTAGTCACTGCCTTTACTGATCCTAGTTGGACGCCATTGTTTGTATCCATAAAAGGTCTCGTTACCGAAGTTGGTGGACTGATGACCCATGGAGCAGTAATCGCACGTGAGTATGGTTTACCAGCAGTTGTCGGAGTGGAGAATGTTACGAAGTTAATCAAGGATGGACAAAGGATAAGGGTGAACGGAGCAGATGGGTATATAGAAATACTATAA
- a CDS encoding hexameric tyrosine-coordinated heme protein, with amino-acid sequence MNCISNDQLKSLQTQTPEEGFELAVKLSQQGVEVTQPYEEIRQMLRPVYSRNADSLIAVS; translated from the coding sequence GTGAACTGCATATCGAATGACCAGCTGAAATCGCTACAAACACAAACCCCGGAAGAAGGGTTTGAATTAGCGGTTAAGCTCTCCCAACAAGGGGTTGAGGTTACACAGCCTTATGAAGAGATCAGGCAAATGTTACGACCGGTATATTCGAGAAATGCGGATAGCTTAATAGCGGTATCATAA
- a CDS encoding PepSY domain-containing protein: MFRQRLTMQQAQDIALQRIPGQVIHVDMDLEHGVFVYEIFILTPDNRIYEVEVNGNTGNILKIEEEDFD; this comes from the coding sequence ATGTTTAGACAAAGGTTAACGATGCAACAAGCACAAGATATTGCTCTTCAAAGGATTCCTGGCCAGGTTATTCATGTGGATATGGATTTAGAACATGGGGTTTTTGTTTATGAAATCTTTATTTTAACACCAGATAACAGAATTTATGAAGTAGAGGTAAACGGAAATACAGGAAATATATTAAAAATTGAGGAAGAAGACTTTGATTAA